The sequence ACTTCAATATAACCTCGGTCCCCTGCCCTTCAATACTTCTAATTTCTATATTGCCATTATTTTCTTTAACAAATTGATAAGCTATAGATAAGCCCAGGCCCGTCCCGTATTTTTTCCTTGTGAAGAAAGGTTCGAATATCTTCTTCAAGTCTTCAGGAGGAATGCCGTGACCTGTGTCTGATATTGCAATGATAACATGACTGCCTGAAGATTTTCCGCTAATAGTTAACTCTCCACCCAGATCCATGGATTCAACAGCATTCAGCATGATATTTATAATTATCTGTTTAAACTGCTGCCTATCTGCATAGACGTATAACCCCTTTTCAAAGACCGGGTTCAGTTTTATCCTGTATTTTTTGAATTGATTCGAGAACAGTATTAGGACTTCATCAAAAAGCCTGCTCACATCAAATAATTCCTTAGTATTTTTGTAGGGCTTTGAATAATCAAGGAGATTGTTGAGAAGATTACTGAGTCGTTGAATTTCAGATGGAACGTATTTGAAGACCTGTTCTCTAAATTCCTGATTATCATATTTATCGGGTATAAGTTCAATGAAGGCTTTTATTGATGTAAGGGGGTTTTTAATTTCGTGAGCGATACTTGCTGCCATTTCACCTAAAGCCTGCATTTTATCCTTTATAATCAGGTTTTCCTTTAACCTCTTAATATTGGTTATGTCACTAAAACTCACAATGGCCCCTTCTATTTTGTTATTACCGCTGATGAGAGGGTAAATATTATATTCAATGACCTTTGTTATGTCCCCGAATTTCTTTTCCATCTCCATAGCTATGTATTTCCTGCCGGTTCTCAGCACTTTAATCAGGTGGGTTCGCTTAAAATAACCTTCAAGTGGGGTTTTTTTATAGTGTTTACCTTCTAATTTTTCACCCTTCGCATCGATGATCCTTTTACCCGGGTCATTAATGGAAGTAATTATTCCGGCCTTATTGATTGTCGCGATACCGTAAAAGATGCTGTTTAGAATCTGTTCCTTGAATTGGTCCTGTTTTTTAAGCTGCATGGTGCGTTTCCTTACTTCCAGCTGAAGAAGCCGGTTCAACCTGAAAACGACTACACTGGCAAATAAGGAAACAGATAAAATTACCAATAAAAAGTATAAGAAACGCTTTAAGAAAATAGGGGGCTTTTGAACATCTTCACCGAACCATTTTCTGTATATTTTTTCATATGTGCCGTCAGCTTTTATGGCCGTTATCCCCTTGTTAAAGATATCTAATACTGCCTTATTACCTTCCTTAACTGCTACCGCGTATTTTGTCGGGTTAATCGGTTCCCCCACTATTTTAATTAAATCATTCCACCGGTTTTTCTGTATAATGTAAAGGCCCGTATTTCTATTTCCTACGAAGGCATCTACGTGGTTTGCTGCTAAGAGTTGCAGCGCTTCTTCCTGATTTTCTGTCCATATTAGTTCGACACCTTCGATATTTTCTAAGAGATAGGTTGAGACGTCTCCTTTTTGTACAGAAACCTTTTGATCTTTTAGGTCACCTAAATCTACAATATATCTGTTTTCATTCGAGACGAAAATGGCCTGGGAACTTATAAGATATTCTTCGGAAAAATCGTAATAGGCATCTCTTTTTTCATTATATTTCATTCCCTGGATAGCATCGATTTCACCTTTTTCAAGGGCATCCAATGCCTCATACCAGGTCATAGGGTGGATTTCAATATCTACTCCCGTTTCTATAGCTATGGCGCGAATTATATCCACATTAAACCCCTTATAAATTCCTCGTTCATCTACATATTCATACGGGGGAAAGTGATTATCACCGGCTACCTTTATAGTCATATCATTATCGATAGCTTTAACGAATCCGGTTATAGTAAGATAACCTACTAAAAATATACTGAAAATAAATGACAAACTTTTCCCTTCCATTATAACAAAACCACCCGTTAAAAAAACTTTCTTAAAATTTACAATTCGTGTTTTTTCGCCAGAATCTTGCAGTAAAAATATGATTTTTTTGTTAAGTATAAGAAGGTAAAGGATAAAGAAAATAGAATATAAAGCAATAAAAAGGCTAATATTTTAAATAACCAAAATATCAATCTAAATGGAGGATGTGATTTTGAAGGTAGTTTTTTACGGGGATAAAGAACGAAAATTGCTTTTGGAAAAAGAGTTGAAGAGAATAACAGAAATAATTAAAAGGCTTGATATAAAAAAAGCTGTGCTTTTTG is a genomic window of Koleobacter methoxysyntrophicus containing:
- a CDS encoding transporter substrate-binding domain-containing protein encodes the protein MEGKSLSFIFSIFLVGYLTITGFVKAIDNDMTIKVAGDNHFPPYEYVDERGIYKGFNVDIIRAIAIETGVDIEIHPMTWYEALDALEKGEIDAIQGMKYNEKRDAYYDFSEEYLISSQAIFVSNENRYIVDLGDLKDQKVSVQKGDVSTYLLENIEGVELIWTENQEEALQLLAANHVDAFVGNRNTGLYIIQKNRWNDLIKIVGEPINPTKYAVAVKEGNKAVLDIFNKGITAIKADGTYEKIYRKWFGEDVQKPPIFLKRFLYFLLVILSVSLFASVVVFRLNRLLQLEVRKRTMQLKKQDQFKEQILNSIFYGIATINKAGIITSINDPGKRIIDAKGEKLEGKHYKKTPLEGYFKRTHLIKVLRTGRKYIAMEMEKKFGDITKVIEYNIYPLISGNNKIEGAIVSFSDITNIKRLKENLIIKDKMQALGEMAASIAHEIKNPLTSIKAFIELIPDKYDNQEFREQVFKYVPSEIQRLSNLLNNLLDYSKPYKNTKELFDVSRLFDEVLILFSNQFKKYRIKLNPVFEKGLYVYADRQQFKQIIINIMLNAVESMDLGGELTISGKSSGSHVIIAISDTGHGIPPEDLKKIFEPFFTRKKYGTGLGLSIAYQFVKENNGNIEIRSIEGQGTEVILKFPLV